In Alteromonas naphthalenivorans, one DNA window encodes the following:
- the fliR gene encoding flagellar biosynthetic protein FliR, with protein MVVELATINQFLADLMLPFMRISGLFVAMIGLSAQSIPPQVRALLGIMLTLIIMPVVPPAPVDDLVNLGTFILGIQQLLIGVAIGFVSMMVLNTFVLAGQIIAMQTGLGFASIVDPVNGINVPAVGQFYLILATLLFWTLDGHLAMIHMIVLSFHAFPIGEAWWTGEQFREIAHWGGWMFVSAITLSLAPIVSLLIVNLAFGVMTKAAPQLNIFSIGFSIAQVMGLLIIWITLDNFTAHFETQWLRAEQFMCQLLRICP; from the coding sequence ATGGTCGTTGAACTGGCTACCATCAATCAGTTTCTTGCTGATTTAATGCTGCCTTTTATGCGCATTAGTGGCCTGTTTGTGGCGATGATTGGCTTAAGTGCACAATCTATTCCTCCGCAAGTTCGTGCTCTGCTTGGCATTATGCTGACCCTTATTATCATGCCGGTAGTGCCGCCAGCCCCAGTAGACGACCTCGTCAATTTGGGAACCTTTATTTTGGGCATTCAGCAGTTGTTAATTGGTGTCGCTATCGGGTTTGTTTCCATGATGGTGCTAAATACCTTTGTACTGGCTGGGCAAATTATCGCGATGCAAACGGGTTTAGGTTTCGCCTCAATCGTAGACCCAGTCAATGGTATTAACGTGCCAGCCGTAGGCCAATTTTACTTAATTCTAGCTACCTTGCTTTTTTGGACCTTAGACGGGCATCTAGCGATGATCCACATGATTGTGTTGAGCTTTCATGCGTTCCCAATAGGAGAAGCATGGTGGACAGGGGAGCAGTTTAGGGAAATTGCTCACTGGGGCGGTTGGATGTTTGTTTCAGCGATTACACTGTCCTTGGCGCCCATTGTTTCCCTACTTATAGTAAATTTAGCGTTTGGCGTAATGACTAAAGCAGCGCCTCAACTTAATATTTTCAGTATCGGTTTTTCTATTGCACAAGTAATGGGGTTGCTTATCATTTGGATAACCCTAGACAACTTTACCGCGCATTTTGAAACACAGTGGCTGCGGGCAGAGCAGTTTATGTGTCAACTTCTTAGGATTTGCCCATGA
- the fliQ gene encoding flagellar biosynthesis protein FliQ codes for MSPEVFVEILREAMFMVIVLVSAVIVPSLIVGLVVAVFQAATSINEQTMSFLPRLLVTLLALSWGGNWLVQKLMDFTFHMVEMIPQVVG; via the coding sequence ATGTCTCCAGAAGTCTTTGTTGAAATACTCCGCGAAGCCATGTTTATGGTTATCGTTCTGGTGTCTGCGGTTATTGTTCCAAGTCTTATTGTAGGGTTAGTGGTTGCTGTGTTTCAGGCTGCTACCTCAATTAACGAGCAGACCATGAGTTTCTTGCCGCGCTTACTTGTTACCTTACTAGCGCTTAGCTGGGGTGGTAACTGGTTAGTACAAAAGTTAATGGACTTCACTTTCCACATGGTAGAAATGATACCTCAGGTTGTCGGTTAA
- the fliP gene encoding flagellar type III secretion system pore protein FliP (The bacterial flagellar biogenesis protein FliP forms a type III secretion system (T3SS)-type pore required for flagellar assembly.): MRKFWTAFFVVLASWVIAEPALAQQGISAVTVVTNDDGSQDYTMTLQALFIMTALSLIPAFIMMMTSFTRIIVVLSILRQAIGLQQSPSNQILVGVSLFLSMFIMAPVFEEINERALQPYLSEQMTSLDAIEQAKGPMRAFMLSQTRVKDLETFVRIAGDEGKYADTDEVPLTILIPAFVTSELKTAFQIGFMLFIPFLIIDLVVASILMAMGMMMLSPMIVSLPFKLMLFVLVDGWNLIFGTLATSFGMGV, from the coding sequence ATGCGTAAGTTTTGGACCGCATTTTTTGTAGTGTTAGCTTCTTGGGTGATTGCTGAGCCTGCACTGGCACAGCAAGGAATTTCAGCCGTGACCGTTGTGACTAATGACGATGGGTCGCAAGATTACACTATGACGTTACAAGCGCTGTTTATCATGACAGCGCTCAGTCTTATTCCTGCATTCATCATGATGATGACCTCGTTCACCCGCATCATAGTGGTGTTATCAATTTTGCGCCAAGCGATTGGTTTGCAGCAATCTCCTTCTAACCAAATTTTGGTTGGGGTGAGTTTGTTTTTGTCTATGTTTATTATGGCGCCGGTGTTTGAAGAAATTAATGAACGCGCATTGCAGCCTTATCTGTCGGAACAAATGACAAGTTTGGATGCCATAGAGCAAGCTAAAGGGCCTATGCGCGCCTTTATGCTGTCGCAAACCCGAGTGAAAGATTTAGAAACCTTTGTGCGTATTGCTGGTGATGAGGGGAAATATGCAGATACAGACGAAGTACCGCTAACTATCCTTATTCCTGCGTTCGTGACCAGCGAGCTAAAAACCGCGTTCCAAATCGGATTTATGTTGTTTATTCCGTTTCTTATTATCGACCTTGTTGTGGCCTCAATATTGATGGCCATGGGTATGATGATGCTGTCGCCCATGATTGTTTCACTGCCATTTAAACTCATGTTGTTTGTGTTAGTTGATGGCTGGAATCTAATATTTGGCACACTGGCTACCAGCTTCGGTATGGGTGTGTAG
- the fliO gene encoding flagellar biosynthetic protein FliO, which translates to MLPLIFTQVVNAQSTQSITNPTSVVSIFLSLLLVVGIIFALAYLMRRFNVGNMGSGQMKVVASMVAGTKEKIMVIQVGDEQHLVGVTSHNISHLSKLEKHLDTPVANGQQGSGDAFKQKLVAAMAGKLNPSIKEDKNDA; encoded by the coding sequence ATGCTGCCCCTTATATTTACGCAAGTAGTGAATGCGCAATCTACCCAATCAATCACTAACCCCACCTCTGTAGTGTCAATTTTTCTATCACTTCTTTTAGTGGTTGGAATTATTTTTGCGCTTGCTTACCTCATGCGTCGATTTAATGTCGGTAACATGGGTAGTGGGCAAATGAAGGTGGTCGCCAGTATGGTGGCAGGCACTAAAGAAAAAATAATGGTTATTCAGGTGGGCGATGAACAGCACCTAGTGGGCGTGACCAGTCATAATATTTCCCATTTAAGTAAACTTGAAAAGCACTTAGACACGCCAGTCGCAAATGGGCAGCAAGGCAGCGGTGACGCATTTAAACAAAAGCTGGTTGCCGCCATGGCAGGTAAGCTGAACCCTTCAATAAAGGAAGATAAAAACGATGCGTAA